From the genome of Pelobates fuscus isolate aPelFus1 chromosome 6, aPelFus1.pri, whole genome shotgun sequence, one region includes:
- the LOC134614957 gene encoding keratin, type I cytoskeletal 19-like, protein MSSYSIRQTSTSSGTPGSLAFGGYGGGYSRLSVGGNRTPSIHGGSGGKNVSISTARVVSSGIGSGLGGGFSGGFGGGIGGSYVSSFSGAHGSGYGFGGGAGGDGLLSGGEKETMQNLNDRLASYLDKVRSLEKSNSQLEIQIREWYEKQKPSVSNDYSNYYKIIEDLRNKIQNATMDNASTLLQIDNARLAADDFRTKYENELALRTSVESDINGLRRVLDELTLTRSDFEIQIESLKEELAYLKKNHEEEMNSFRGQVGGQVNVEMDASPAVDLTKILSEMRDQYEVMADKNRREVEAWYLQRTEELSKEVASHSEQIQSSNTEITDLKRTFQGLEIELQTQLSLKAALEGTLAETEGRYCTQLSQLQSLIGDVEAQLSELRSDMERQSYEYKILLDVKTRLEQEIATYRRLLEGEDMSYKEGPQTTRQIRTIIEDTVNGKVVSSKEQVHKANY, encoded by the exons ATGTCCTCCTATAGTATCAGACAAACATCCACTTCTTCAGGAACCCCAGGGAGCTTGGCTTTCGGTGGCTATGGTGGTGGTTACAGTAGGCTATCTGTAGGTGGCAATCGGACCCCTAGCATCCATGGGGGAAGTGGTGGTAAAAATGTTTCTATCTCCACTGCAAGAGTTGTCTCATCCGGGATTGGTAGCGGTCTTGGTGGTGGCTTTAGTGGTGGCTTTGGTGGTGGCATAGGTGGCAGCTATGTGTCTAGCTTTAGTGGAGCTCATGGTTCTGGATATGGCTTTGGAGGGGGAGCTGGTGGAGATGGCCTTCTGTCAGGAGGTGAGAAGGAAACCATGCAGAATCTGAATGACCGTCTGGCCTCATACCTGGACAAGGTGCGATCTCTGGAGAAATCTAATTCTCAGCTGGAGATTCAGATTCGTGAATGGTACGAGAAGCAGAAACCCAGTGTATCCAATGACTACAGTAACTACTACAAGATAATTGAGGACCTCCGCAACAAG ATCCAGAATGCTACCATGGACAATGCAAGCACCCTTCTGCAGATTGACAATGCCAGGTTGGCAGCAGACGATTTCAGAACTAA GTATGAGAATGAGCTGGCCCTTCGCACGAGTGTTGAGAGTGACATCAACGGCTTGCGCAGAGTTCTGGATGAGCTGACACTAACTAGGTCTGACTTTGAGATCCAGATTGAGAGCCTGAAGGAGGAGCTGGCTTACCTGAAGAAGAACCATGAAGAG GAAATGAACTCATTCCGTGGACAAGTTGGTGGTCAAGTGAATGTAGAAATGGATGCTTCCCCTGCTGTGGACCTTACTAAGATTCTGTCTGAAATGAGGGATCAGTATGAAGTTATGGCTGACAAGAACCGCAGAGAAGTTGAAGCCTGGTACTTACAGAGG ACAGAAGAACTAAGCAAAGAAGTTGCCAGCCATAGTGAACAGATCCAGTCCAGCAACACGGAAATCACAGACCTAAAACGCACATTCCAAGGCTTAGAGATTGAGCTGCAGACACAACTAAGCCTG AAAGCTGCGCTAGAAGGCACATTAGCAGAGACAGAAGGTCGGTACTGCACACAACTTTCACAGTTACAAAGCCTTATCGGTGATGTTGAGGCCCAGCTTTCAGAGCTCCGATCAGATATGGAACGCCAGAGTTATGAATATAAAATCTTACTGGATGTGAAGACCCGGTTAGAACAAGAAATTGCAACCTACAGACGTCTCCTAGAGGGAGAAGA CATGTCTTACAAAGAAG gtCCCCAAACCACACGCCAAATTCGCACCATAATAGAGGACACCGTCAATGGAAAAGTTGTCTCAAGCAAAGAACAAGTTCATAAGGCAAACTACTAA